From the genome of Oncorhynchus tshawytscha isolate Ot180627B linkage group LG31, Otsh_v2.0, whole genome shotgun sequence, one region includes:
- the LOC112229942 gene encoding zinc finger and BTB domain-containing protein 12, producing the protein MEVLCFRLPGHGDATLKSMNSLRSRQQFCDITIVASGRQTFRGHKVVLAACSPFLRDQFLLNPSSELQVSVLHSSSVVCELLQSCYTGVLQFSPKEIVNYLTAASYLQMEHVVEKCRGALGKYMQPRNPSSPKIKSEESHSMPVTVSGSSQSLMSTSIDHSPLLQPHSPVQSQVDDHTDSHTKTDIRHDDEHNTLDEIKVRVTEEDECRDDCDMIRMCMEGEQELEERREVGEGGEEATEGHQGGQYPDTDSVIVGGGEGDDVTPAEMAIRISSFEREGLRAWRRRLTDSPKVGRGRGFKRKRGSYHERERRPLGMQYQEAWRMPTGAEMMQSFGLDFSQEATRSAFPSGSELPRLDYGMGDSQGEELVPRDGNGPVHYSPDDPSGDGGEGNMGMSAVPTGGDEAGDESVAVVGSTSSTAGPVACEQCGLTFPSAHYLAVHSRATHLLYVCPCCGKHFNHSSNLNRHMTVHRGAKVHRCQLCDKTFTQKSTLCDHMNLHSGERPHCCAYCHSRFAHKPALRRHLKEQHGKTTAQNSLEAQAEMERVSGEGEGDTQDRFDF; encoded by the exons atggaggTGCTGTGTTTCCGGTTGCCAGGTCACGGTGACGCCACGCTAAAGAGCATGAACTCTCTGAGGTCCAGGCAGCAGTTCTGTGACATCACCATCGTGGCCAGCGGCAGGCAGACATTCCGGGGACACAAAGTGGTCCTGGCTGCCTGCTCCCCTTTCCTCAGGGACCAATTCCTGCTTAACCCTTCCTCTGAACTGCAG GTGTCAGTCCTTCACAGCTCCTCGGTGGTATGTGAGCTGCTCCAGTCCTGCTACACCGGTGTGCTGCAGTTCAGCCCCAAGGAGATAGTGAATTACCTGACGGCCGCTAGCTACCTGCAGATGGAGCATGTTGTGGAGAAGTGCCGGGGAGCCCTGGGCAAGTACATGCAGCCAAGGAACCCCAGCTCACCAAAG ATCAAGTCAGAAGAGAGTCACTCGATGCCAGTGACAGTCAGTGGCAGCAGTCAATCCCTTATGTCGACCTCTATTGATCATTCCCCCTTACTGCAGCCTCACAGCCCTGTACAGTCTCAGGTTGATGACCATACAGACTCGCACACTAAGACAGATATACGTCACGATGACGAACATAACACTCTGGATGAGATCAAG GTGAGGGTAACAGAGGAGGATGAGTGCAGGGACGATTGTGACATGATCCGGATGTGCATGGAGGGTGAGCAGGAGCTGGAAGAGAGgcgagaggtaggggagggcggTGAAGAAGCCACAGAGGGCCATCAGGGGGGCCAGTATCCAGATACGGACAGTGTCATAGTGGGAGGGGGCGAGGGGGACGACGTGACCCCAGCCGAAATGGCTATCCGCATCAGCAGCTTCGAGAGGGAAGGGCTCCGCGCCTGGAGGCGGCGACTCACCGACTCACCGAAAGTGGGCCGGGGGAGGGGCTTCAAGCGGAAGCGTGGCTCGTAccatgagagggagaggagacctcTAGGTATGCAGTACCAGGAGGCGTGGCGTATGCCCACTGGGGCAGAGATGATGCAGAGCTTCGGCCTGGACTTCAGCCAGGAAGCCACGAGGTCAGCGTTCCCCTCGGGGAGCGAGCTCCCACGGCTAGACTACGGGATGGGGGACTCTCAGGGAGAGGAGCTGGTGCCTCGGGATGGGAATGGGCCGGTCCACTACAGCCCGGACGACCCCAGTGGTGATGGAGGGGAGGGTAATATGGGAATGTCGGCTGTGCCAACAGGTGGTGACGAGGCGGGGGATGAGTCTGTCGCAGTGGTAGGCTCCACCTCCAGCACAGCGGGGCCGGTGGCTTGTGAGCAATGCGGCTTGACCTTCCCCTCTGCCCACTACCTGGCCGTCCACTCGCGCGCCACCCACTTGCTGTACGTGTGCCCCTGCTGCGGTAAGCACTTCAACCACTCCAGCAACCTCAACCGCCACATGACCGTGCACCGCGGTGCCAAAGTCCACCGCTGCCAGCTCTGTGACAAGACATTCACGCAGAAGTCCACGCTGTGCGATCACATGAACCTGCACAGCGGCGAGCGGCCCCACTGCTGCGCCTACTGCCACTCACGCTTCGCCCACAAGCCGGCACTGCGGCGCCATCTCAAAGAGCAGCACGGGAAGACGACCGCTCAGAACAGCCTGGAGGCACAGGCCGAGATGGAGAGAGTgtcaggggaaggagagggagacactCAGGACAGATTTGACTTTTGA
- the LOC112229943 gene encoding negative elongation factor E, which produces MVVFPSSLTEEEESLQKKYAKLKKKKKALLALKKQQSSTSQTNQSGLKRTLSDQPVLDTATATEQAKMLIKSGAISAIKSENKNSGFKRSRTLEIKLKDPEKVPGPVAFQPFQRSMSTDDELSEAGKRAHRKSLYESFITPGDRAARDEEEGGGLSTSKDLERERDRGDREMDRERERDRERERDRGSGDRGRDRELRDRERSDRDRSRDGERDRERGGERESRERDGPFRRSDSYPERRGVRKGNTVYVYGTGLVEDSLRLAFSQHGTIIDLSMDSQRNCAFITFEKMESADQAVAELNGSTVGDVPIKVSIARKQPMLEAATGKSVWATLAVQNSAKGSYRDKRNQVVYSEDFL; this is translated from the exons ATGGTGGTGTTCCCAAGCTCcttgacagaggaagaggagtctCTGCAGAAGAAATATGCCAAACTCAAGAAAAAG AAAAAGGCCCTGCTGGCTTTGAAGAAGCAGCAGAGTTCAACCAGCCAGACCAATCAGAGTGGATTGAAGCGCA CTTTGTCAGACCAGCCTGTGCTAGATACAGCGACAGCTACAGAGCAGGCGAAGATGCTGATCAAGTCTGGGGCCATCAGTGCCATCAAGTCAGAGAACAAGAACTCTGGCTTTAAGCGTTCTAGAACGCTAGAGATCAAGCTCAAG GATCCAGAGAAAGTCCCAGGCCCTGTGGCTTTCCAACCATTCCAAAGGAGCATGTCCACAGATGATGAGCTTTCTGAG GCTGGCAAAAGAGCCCACAGAAAATCTCTGTACGAGAG CTTCATCACTCCAGGCGACCGAGCAGCtcgtgatgaggaggagggaggcggCCTGTCCACCAGCAAAGacctagagcgagagagagacagaggagaccgagagatggacagagagagagagcgtgacagagagagggagagagaccggggcAGCGGCGACCGGGGCAGGGACAGAGAGCTGCGAGACCGCGAGAGGAGCGACAGAGACAGGAGCCGGGACGGAGAGCGTGAccgggaaaggggaggagagagagagtcacgtGAGCGAGACGGACCATTCAGAC gatCAGACTCATACCCAGAGCGGAGGGGGGTGAGGAAGGGGAACACGGTGTATGTGTATGGAACTGGCCTTGTGGAGGACAGCTTGCGCTTAGCCTTCTcccaacatggcaccatcattgACCTGTCCATGGACTCCCAACGCAA CTGTGCATTCATCACCTTTGAAAAGATGGAGTCTGCAGACCAGGCTGTAGCAGAG TTGAATGGAAGTACAGTGGGAGATGTCCCCATAAAAGTCAGCATCGCTAGGAAGCAGCCGATGCTGGAGGCAGCCACTGGCAAATCTGTCTGGGCCACTCTGG ctgtACAGAACAGTGCCAAAGGCTCCTACCGAGACAAGAGGAACCAGGTTGTGTACAGTGAGGATTTCCTATGA